From the genome of Pelobates fuscus isolate aPelFus1 chromosome 6, aPelFus1.pri, whole genome shotgun sequence, one region includes:
- the LOC134565686 gene encoding POU domain, class 5, transcription factor 1.2-like produces the protein MDNNYLYSNQGGAYSRHLPPGYEHYQEYVHDITDMGHQPNLHYVQNYDYAVIQQDDGQCLPQKTNKMNQIPQLYNSTTPPNAYYQYSGQPWIPPPNPSETPGYINQVSPHQAASPVSMNRPTSPQAISFAANVGQINYPMHHYQKPSLARTESCTSTSTLCRAENCSPTNTISCAGSCTPTSTMSQASAGSVVSDVEDQSSMSELKEFAQKVKKLRESLKLTQENVGDGLGVLYKKSFSQTTISRFEAVQLTLTNMRKLKPMLERFYNEVETNTAIREIVDRGGKPNDSVKRKKRTFIDEKTKKKLEENYKRFAHPNKVEIESISTETELTCDVVNTWFCNRRQQEKKELNKCLKEEAIASGNFAQPISIPNTGTCAKPPVAVPQPCLIDMTGLNRTHYMAINDQNGQFIQHAMQSMPPGNDTQLTML, from the exons ATGGATAACAATTACCTTTATTCCAACCAAGGAGGGGCTTATTCACGCCATCTTCCACCTGGATATGAACATTATCAAGAATATGTGCACGATATCACAGACATGGGCCATCAACCTAACTTACATTATGTGCAAAACTATGACTATGCAGTAATTCAACAAGATGACGGGCAGTGCCTACCTCAGAAGACAAACAAAATGAACCAGATCCCCCAGTTATATAACAGCACTACACCGCCTAATGCTTACTATCAATATTCTGGACAGCCATGGATACCACCACCAAACCCATCCGAAACACCTGGCTACATAAACCAAGTATCTCCCCATCAAGCTGCCAGTCCTGTAAGCATGAATCGGCCCACTTCCCCACAGGCCATTTCCTTTGCTGCTAATGTGGGGCAAATTAACTACCCCATGCACCACTACCAAAAACCTTCACTTGCTAGGACTGAAAGCTGCACCTCTACAAGCACCCTATGTAGAGCTGAAAACTGCTCCCCTACAAATACCATATCTTGCGCTGGAAGCTGCACCCCTACAAGTACTATGTCACAGGCATCCGCTGGAAGTGTAGTGTCAGATGTTGAG GATCAATCAAGCATGAGTGAGCTGAAAGAATTTGCCCAAAAAGTTAAAAAGCTGAGGGAGTCATTAAAGCTTACCCAGGAAAACGTTGGGGACGGACTAGGAGTTTTATACA AGAAATCATTTAGCCAAACAACAATTTCCAGATTTGAGGCTGTCCAACTGACCCTTACTAATATGCGGAAACTGAAACCAATGCTGGAGAGATTTTACAATGAAGTTGAAACAAATACAGCTATTCGAGAA ATTGTTGACAGAGGAGGAAAACCGAACGactctgtaaaaagaaaaaaacgtacgTTCATTGATGAGAAGACAAAGAAAAAGTTAGAAGAGAATTATAAGCGGTTCGCTCATCCCAATAAAGTGGAAATCGAAAGCATTTCAACAGAAACCGAACTAACATGTGAT GTTGTTAATACATGGTTCTGTAACCGGCGTCAGCAGGAAAAGAAGGAACTGAACAAATGCCTGAAAGAGGAGGCCATAGCATCTGGCAATTTTGCTCAACCCATTTCAATTCCTAACACAGGAACCTGTGCCAAGCCACCAGTGGCAGTACCACAACCCTGCCTAATTGACATGACTGGATTAAATCGTACACATTATATGGCAATAAATGACCAAAATGGACAATTTATCCAACATGCCATGCAAAGTATGCCTCCTGGAAACGATACTCAGTTAACCATGTTATAA